The following proteins are co-located in the Canis aureus isolate CA01 chromosome X, VMU_Caureus_v.1.0, whole genome shotgun sequence genome:
- the OTUD6A gene encoding OTU domain-containing protein 6A yields MEDSQSEQQRVIRRHHREKSELQARIQGMKNSVPKSDKKRRKQLLLDVARLEAEMEQKHQQELEKFQESFPANSNVDSVTEDLAKMDLENQPPRLSRARRRRERRARQERIAEAEMQHLASFRREEEEKLAAILGSKNLELKDIPADGHCMYRAIQDQLVFSVTVESLRSRTADYMRKHVDDFLPFFSDPDTGDAYSREDFLSYCDDIVRSPSWGGQLELRALSHVLQTPIEVIQADSPAVLIGEEYTKKPLTLVYLRYACNLGEHYNSVKPLEAGAVGGAAPRLF; encoded by the coding sequence ATGGAAGACTCTCAGAGTGAGCAACAGCGGGTGATACGACGCCACCACCGCGAGAAGAGCGAGCTGCAGGCCCGCATCCAGGGCATGAAGAACTCGGTCCCCAAGAGCgacaagaagagaagaaagcagtTGCTCCTAGACGTGGCCCGCCTCGAGGCCGAGATGGAGCAGAAACACCAACAGGAGCTGGAGAAGTTCCAAGAGAGCTTCCCTGCTAACAGCAACGTCGACTCTGTTACTGAAGATCTCGCCAAGATGGATCTGGAGAACCAGCCTCCCCGCCTGTCAAGGGCACGGAGAAGGCGCGAAAGAAGGGCGCGCCAGGAGAGGATTGCCGAGGCCGAGATGCAGCACCTGGCCAGCTTCCGCCgcgaggaggaggagaagcttgCCGCCATCCTAGGGTCCAAGAATCTGGAGCTGAAGGATATTCCGGCCGACGGCCACTGCATGTATCGCGCCATCCAAGACCAGCTGGTGTTCTCCGTGACTGTGGAGAGCCTGCGGAGCCGCACAGCCGATTACATGCGCAAGCACGTCGACGACTTCCTGCCCTTCTTCAGCGACCCCGACACCGGAGACGCCTACAGCCGTGAAGACTTCTTGAGCTACTGCGACGACATCGTGCGCAGCCCGTCGTGGGGAGGCCAGCTCGAGCTGAGGGCCCTGTCGCACGTCCTGCAGACCCCCATCGAGGTGATCCAGGCCGATTCGCCTGCCGTCCTCATCGGGGAGGAGTACACCAAGAAGCCTCTCACCCTGGTCTACCTGCGCTACGCCTGCAACCTCGGGGAGCACTACAACTCGGTGAAGCCGCTTGAGGCCGGAGCGGTGGGGGGCGCGGCCCCGCGGCTCTTCTAG